The genome window AACTTCCCCACCTCCCGGCGCTGCCCAAGCGCCGCTGGTGGGTGGTGTGGGTCGTGGCGGTGGCTCTCTTTTTCCTCGCCGCCACCCTGGGCAATAACATGTCCGTGGTCTAGGCCCCGGAGAGCCCTACTTCACCACCAGATTCACCATGCGGCCGGGCACCACGATGGTCTTGACCACGTTCTTGCCCGCCACGTGCTCGGCCACCTTGGGGTCCGCCAGGGCGGCGTCGATAAGCACCTGCTGCTCGGCCTCGGCGGGGACGGTGATCCGCCCGCGCACCTTGCCATTGACCTGAACGGGCAGTTCCACCTCATCGTCCACCAGCCACTTTTCCTCGTGAGTGGGGAAGGGGACGAAGGCGATGGTGCCCTCGTGGCCCAGGCGCGCCCATAGTTCTTCTGCGATGTGCGGGGCCACGGGGGAGAGCATGATCGGCAGCGGCTCCACCAGGTCGCGGGGGACCTCGGTGGGGTAGGCCTTGGTGAGGTAATTGACGTACTCGATGAGCTTGGCCACCACCGTGTTGTTGTGGAGGTGGGCGTAATCCTCGCGCACCCCGGCGATCGTGCGGTGCAGGACCTTGAGGTCATCCTCGGTGGGAGCGGCGGCGGTGACGGTGACCTCGCCAGTCTCCTCCGCCACGATCAACCGCCACAGGCGCTGGAGGAAGCGGTGCGCACCCACCACATCCTTGGTGGCCCAGGGGCGGGAGGTGTCCAGGGGGCCCATCGCCATCTCGTACACGCGCAGGGTGTCCGCGCCAAAGTCTCGGCAAATATCGTCCGGGGCCACGGCGTTCTTGAGGGACTTACCCATCTTGCCGTACTCGCGCTTGACCTTCTCGCCCTGGTAGAAGAACTCGCCATCGCGCTCCTCCACCTCCGCCGCCGGGACGTACACGCCGCGGGCGTCGGTGTAGGCGTAGGCCTGGATATAGCCCTGGTTGAACAGGCGACGGTACGGCTCGGAGGAGGTAACGTAGCCGAGGTCAAAGAGCACCTTGTGCCAGAAGCGGGAGTACAGCAGGTGCAACACCGCGTGCTCCACGCCGCCCACGTACAGATCCACGCCGCCGGGATCCTGGGGGCCGTGCTGCTCGGGGCGCGGGCCCGTCCAATAGCGCTCGTTCTCAAGATCGCAGAATGCCTGGTCATTGGTGGGGTCGATGTAACGCAACTGGTACCAAGAGGAACCCGCCCACTGGGGCATGACGTTGGTGTCCCGGTAGTAGGTCTGAGGGCCATCGCCCAGATCCAGTTCCACCTCCACCCAATCGCGCACCTTGGCCAGGGGCGGGTGCGGCTCGGAATCGGCATCGTTCGGATCGGCCGCCTCCGGCTTATAATCCTCCACCTCGGGCAGGTTCACCGGCAGCATGGACTCCGGCAGGGCGTGGGCCAGGCCCTCGGCGTCATAGACGATGGGGAAGGGCTCTCCCCAGTACCGCTGGCGGGCAAAGAGCCAGTCGCGCAACTTGTACTGGATCGTGCCCCGGCCCGCGCCGCGCTCCTCCAGCCAGGCGATGGCCCGGGCGATGCCCGTGGCTTTATCGGTGCCATTGAGGTCCAGGCCGGAATCATTGGCGGAATTGACGTGGGCGCCATCGCCCTCATAGGCCTCCTGGTCAATCTGCCCGCCCTCGATCACCTCACGGATGGTCAGCCCAAAGGCCTGGGCAAACTCGTAATCGCGGGGATCGTGCGCGGGCACCGCCATGATGGCACCCGTGCCGTAGCCGGTGAGCACGTAATCCGCGATGAAAATGGGCACCTGCTGTCCATTGACGGGATTGGTGCCATAGACGCCCAGGAACACGCCCGTCTTATCCTTATTCTCCTGGCGCTCCAGATCGGACTTGGCCGCGATGTCCGCGCGATACGCCGCCACCGCCTCCTGCGGGGTGGCCTGGCCATACGTCCAGCGCTCGTCCACGCCCTCGTAGGTGCCGGTACCCCCGGCCACCAAGGCGTCCACCAGCTCGTGTTCCGGGGCCAGCACCATGTACGTGGCCCCAAAGAGGGTATCGGGACGGGTGGTAAACACCGTGAGATCGTGCCCCTGAGCGGGGAAGATCACCTCCGCGCCGCGCGAACGCCCGATCCAATTGCGCTGCATAGCCTTGACCTTCTCCGGCCAATCCACGTGCTCCAGATCGTCGCTGAGGCGATCCGCATACGCCGTAATACGCATCATCCACTGGGAAAGC of Corynebacterium sp. 21KM1197 contains these proteins:
- the leuS gene encoding leucine--tRNA ligase, with protein sequence MTNPSDTPATPPHRYTADLAAQIEQSWQRYWADNGTFNAPNPVGELAVEGGNAALPEDKLFVQDMFPYPSGAGLHVGHPLGYIATDVYARFHRSLGKNVLHTLGYDAFGLPAEQYAIQTGTHPRTTTMANIENMKRQLGALGLGHDRRRSVATTDPEFYRWTQWIFLQIYNSWFDSRQGKARRIEELVALLESGEMPLPEGFAGTYAELSPLDKQKVIDEFRLVYRSYSMVNWCPGLGTVLANEEVTADGRSERGNFPVFRKRLSQWMMRITAYADRLSDDLEHVDWPEKVKAMQRNWIGRSRGAEVIFPAQGHDLTVFTTRPDTLFGATYMVLAPEHELVDALVAGGTGTYEGVDERWTYGQATPQEAVAAYRADIAAKSDLERQENKDKTGVFLGVYGTNPVNGQQVPIFIADYVLTGYGTGAIMAVPAHDPRDYEFAQAFGLTIREVIEGGQIDQEAYEGDGAHVNSANDSGLDLNGTDKATGIARAIAWLEERGAGRGTIQYKLRDWLFARQRYWGEPFPIVYDAEGLAHALPESMLPVNLPEVEDYKPEAADPNDADSEPHPPLAKVRDWVEVELDLGDGPQTYYRDTNVMPQWAGSSWYQLRYIDPTNDQAFCDLENERYWTGPRPEQHGPQDPGGVDLYVGGVEHAVLHLLYSRFWHKVLFDLGYVTSSEPYRRLFNQGYIQAYAYTDARGVYVPAAEVEERDGEFFYQGEKVKREYGKMGKSLKNAVAPDDICRDFGADTLRVYEMAMGPLDTSRPWATKDVVGAHRFLQRLWRLIVAEETGEVTVTAAAPTEDDLKVLHRTIAGVREDYAHLHNNTVVAKLIEYVNYLTKAYPTEVPRDLVEPLPIMLSPVAPHIAEELWARLGHEGTIAFVPFPTHEEKWLVDDEVELPVQVNGKVRGRITVPAEAEQQVLIDAALADPKVAEHVAGKNVVKTIVVPGRMVNLVVK